Proteins encoded within one genomic window of Saccharopolyspora pogona:
- a CDS encoding PPOX class F420-dependent oxidoreductase: protein MDLDEAREVIGNQHRAVLSTLRADGTPQMTPVLTTTDSAGHVTISTVAGAAKVRNLRRDPRVWLCVLPDQFFGRWIQVEGIVEIVELPAALPLLEEYYRSISGEHEDWAAYRQAMQEEHRVLLRITPTRAVSSPTR from the coding sequence GTGGATCTCGACGAAGCCCGCGAAGTGATCGGCAACCAGCACCGCGCCGTGCTCAGCACGCTCCGCGCCGACGGCACCCCCCAGATGACACCGGTGCTGACCACCACGGACAGCGCCGGACATGTCACTATCAGCACTGTCGCTGGCGCAGCCAAGGTGCGCAACCTGCGCCGCGACCCCCGCGTGTGGCTGTGCGTCCTGCCAGACCAGTTCTTCGGCCGCTGGATCCAGGTCGAAGGCATCGTCGAGATCGTCGAGCTCCCCGCCGCGCTCCCCCTCCTGGAGGAGTACTACCGCAGCATCTCCGGCGAACACGAGGACTGGGCCGCATATCGCCAAGCCATGCAGGAAGAACACCGCGTCCTGCTGCGCATCACCCCGACCCGGGCGGTCTCCTCCCCAACCCGATAG